GCCGCCGGTGACGGTCCTGGCGAATTCATCATCGGCTGCGGGCGGGAACTTTTGCGAGACCGATTGGAGCCACGCGCGATACAACACCGTGTTGCCGGCCAAATCGGGATCGGTGTCGTCGGCAGGATACTGCACCTCGATCTCCTTGCCCTCGCCGACCGTCATCCCGACGATGCCCTTGAGGAATTCGGGACGGGCGCGCTCCTCACGCAACTCGAGTTTCACGCCGTCGTATTGCGATTTCTTAATGCGGTTGTTGCGGTCGTAGATTTTCTGCAGGTTGCAAGTGACGACATCGCCTTCCCGGGCGGGACGCGCCACCTCGACCAGCGTCGCCGCCTCATCGCGGAGACGGTCGATCGCGCCATCGACGTCGGCATCGGAGACCTCGTATATCAGTCTCTTAAGTTTCAGCCCCCTGTAACCGTTGACTGGAAGATCAGGGCGCACTTCGAGTTCGACCTGGAAACTCAGATCCACTCCACGCTTGAGATCGAGCCCTGAAAAGACCGGATTGCCGATGGGATTGAGCGTCAGTTGCCGCAACGCCCCCTCGAACGCGCGTGGCACGACGGTCTCCAGCACATCCTGATGAATGGCGCCGCCGAAGCGTTCATTGATTAACTTCTCGGGCGCTTTGCCGGGACGAAATCCGGGAATCTTCGCCTTTTGGCGATAGACCTTGGTCGCCTGATCAAACGCCGTCTCGATCTCGGCGGCCGGAACCGTCACCTTGAGGGTTCGCTTCCATCCCTGTTGGCTGGTGACTTCAGCAGTCAAATCCATGGCCCGCAATCGTTCCTTCCACGTGACGGACTGGCTAATCAATACGATGGCCACTCCGAGGAGCGGCCGAACTCAACATACGCAGGCGTCGATAGGTTCCTCAATCGTTTTCGCCGCTCAGATTGGTACAGGCCACGCCGGCAATGTCTTCAACAATTCGGCCCTGCATTAAAGGGTTGCACGCCGTCTGCGTGACGGGTAAATTACTGGCCTGAAGGAAGTTGGCCCAGATGCGTCGGGCCCGGGGGCAGTGGTTTTACAGGATTAACGGAGGATCCGATGGCACTTGAACGCGAACGTGTGATCCCGGTCTACCTCGAAGAGGAGATGCGTTCGTCGTATCTCGACTACTCGATGTCGGTCATCACCCAGCGCGCGCTGCCGAATGTCGCCGACGGCCTCAAACCGTCGAACCGCCGGATTCTGGTGGCCATGAACGATCTGAATCTGGCGCCGGGCGCGGGGCACCGCAAGTGCGCCAAAATCTGCGGCGATACATCGGGAAACTACCATCCCCATGGCGAGCAGGTCATCTATCCGACGCTGGTGCGCATGGCGCAGGATTTCAACATGCGCTACATGCTCATCGACGGTCAGGGAAACTTCGGCTCGGTCGACGGGGATTCGGCGGCGGCGATGCGGTACACCGAAGCGCGCATGTCGGCGATTGCGGTGGAGATGCTCGCCGACATGGAGAAGGAAACGGTCGCGCGTGTCCCCAACTACGACAACACGCTCGAGGAACCGACTGTCCTGCCGAGCCGTTTTCCGAACTTACTCTGCAACGGCTCTTCGGGAATCGCGGTCGGGATGGCGACCAACATCCCGCCGCACAATCTCGGCGAAATCGTCGACGCCTTGACGGCGCTGATCGCCGATCCGGACGTAGCCGACGACAAGCTGCTGCGCTACGTCAAGGGTCCGGACTTCCCGACCGGCGGGATGATCGTCGGCCGCGCCGGCATCGGCCAGGCCTACCGCACGG
This genomic window from Candidatus Zixiibacteriota bacterium contains:
- the tig gene encoding trigger factor; translated protein: MDLTAEVTSQQGWKRTLKVTVPAAEIETAFDQATKVYRQKAKIPGFRPGKAPEKLINERFGGAIHQDVLETVVPRAFEGALRQLTLNPIGNPVFSGLDLKRGVDLSFQVELEVRPDLPVNGYRGLKLKRLIYEVSDADVDGAIDRLRDEAATLVEVARPAREGDVVTCNLQKIYDRNNRIKKSQYDGVKLELREERARPEFLKGIVGMTVGEGKEIEVQYPADDTDPDLAGNTVLYRAWLQSVSQKFPPAADDEFARTVTGGKAENLEKLRDALRADIGHRAASASARDLRRQMRRAVVDANPIPVPEGFLGRYLDDVTKRVQESNPKVSPEQVRQQFAPMATEQFRWDYALYEIAKTEKIEIADTEVKEIIKSWPPGAPEKPDPENIRNTLLENKVYEMILAAAEVEQVPYTAPSQSRIVKP